The Flavobacterium marginilacus genome window below encodes:
- a CDS encoding cytochrome C oxidase subunit IV family protein, translating into MSHEHVSNTKRIWTVFGILSFITTIEVGFGIIRPDALYMHNFLTMSLLNWLFIILTLVKAYYIVWAFMHMEGEERSLRNAVVYPLIFLVCYLLFILLTEGDYVFEVFKNSTIKWNF; encoded by the coding sequence ATGTCACACGAACATGTTTCTAACACAAAAAGAATCTGGACTGTTTTTGGAATTCTTTCTTTTATCACAACTATTGAGGTTGGTTTTGGTATCATCCGGCCAGATGCTCTATATATGCACAATTTTTTAACAATGAGTTTGTTGAACTGGTTGTTTATCATATTAACATTGGTTAAAGCTTACTATATCGTATGGGCTTTCATGCATATGGAAGGAGAGGAAAGATCATTAAGAAATGCAGTTGTTTATCCTTTAATTTTCTTAGTTTGTTATCTGCTTTTTATTTTATTGACTGAAGGAGATTATGTATTTGAGGTTTTTAAAAATTCTACAATTAAATGGAATTTTTAA
- a CDS encoding cytochrome c oxidase subunit 3 has translation MGATVTTANNEKTWGGGNEPMGASYGKLMMWFFIVSDALTFSGFLAAYGFSRFKFIETWPLADEVFTHFPFLHGVSAPMYYVALMTFILIFSSVTMVLAVDAGHQMKKDKVALYMFLTIIGGLIFVGSQAWEWKNFIKGEYGAVETTGGSLLQFVDKEGHRIALEDFAAKLPVEREQLSRAKAKWFMEESSIPSYTVAEVQAGFKAHPEVLVRIETLNKNKEKIVLSREDSQKRLDQAKLVIEGANLTHNEYGSKLFADFFFFITGFHGFHVFSGIVINIIIFFNVLLGTYEKRGSYEMVEKVGLYWHFVDLVWVFVFTFFYLV, from the coding sequence ATGGGAGCGACAGTTACTACTGCAAATAATGAAAAAACTTGGGGAGGCGGAAATGAGCCAATGGGAGCAAGTTATGGTAAATTGATGATGTGGTTTTTTATCGTATCGGATGCCTTAACATTCTCTGGATTTTTAGCAGCTTACGGGTTTTCTAGATTTAAATTTATTGAAACTTGGCCTTTGGCCGATGAGGTGTTTACACACTTTCCATTTTTACACGGTGTATCTGCACCTATGTATTATGTGGCATTAATGACTTTTATTTTGATTTTCTCATCTGTAACAATGGTTTTAGCTGTTGATGCAGGACATCAGATGAAAAAGGATAAAGTAGCCCTTTATATGTTTTTAACAATCATTGGAGGTCTTATATTTGTTGGTTCTCAAGCTTGGGAATGGAAAAATTTTATTAAAGGAGAATATGGTGCTGTTGAAACTACAGGAGGAAGTCTGCTTCAGTTTGTTGATAAAGAAGGACACCGTATTGCTTTAGAAGATTTTGCTGCTAAACTACCTGTTGAAAGAGAACAGTTATCTAGAGCTAAAGCAAAATGGTTTATGGAAGAATCTTCTATTCCTAGTTATACAGTTGCTGAGGTTCAGGCTGGTTTTAAAGCACATCCTGAAGTTTTGGTTAGAATTGAAACTTTAAATAAAAACAAAGAAAAAATTGTTCTTTCAAGAGAAGATTCTCAAAAGCGTTTAGATCAGGCAAAATTAGTAATTGAAGGAGCTAATCTTACTCATAATGAATATGGAAGCAAGCTTTTTGCTGATTTCTTTTTCTTTATCACTGGTTTCCACGGATTCCACGTATTTTCAGGTATCGTAATCAATATTATTATTTTCTTTAATGTTCTTTTAGGAACTTATGAGAAAAGAGGAAGTTATGAAATGGTTGAAAAAGTGGGGTTATATTGGCACTTTGTTGATTTAGTTTGGGTATTCGTATTCACATTCTTCTATTTAGTTTAA
- a CDS encoding cytochrome c oxidase subunit 3 — protein MEVTMTAEDYKSRTARSYKLILLFAMVSMTMMFAGLTSAYVVSQSRADWLKDFQLPSGFYFSTIAIIGCSVTFHLAKKAIQKDNQKKTTSLLLATLALGIAFVVLQFVGFGQIVENGYYFTGSASSITTTFLYIVVIVHLLHLAGGMISLLVIIYNHFKQKYNSTQTLGIELGAMYWHFLDFLWVYLFLFLYFFK, from the coding sequence ATGGAAGTTACAATGACAGCCGAAGATTATAAGTCAAGAACGGCAAGATCGTACAAGCTGATTTTACTGTTCGCTATGGTGAGCATGACAATGATGTTTGCAGGTCTCACTAGTGCCTATGTGGTAAGTCAGTCAAGAGCAGACTGGCTGAAGGATTTTCAATTGCCATCTGGTTTTTATTTTAGTACTATAGCTATTATTGGATGTAGTGTTACATTTCATTTAGCTAAAAAAGCAATTCAAAAAGACAATCAAAAGAAGACTACGTCGTTGCTTTTGGCTACTTTGGCTTTGGGTATTGCATTTGTAGTACTGCAGTTTGTTGGTTTTGGACAGATAGTAGAAAACGGGTATTATTTTACAGGAAGTGCAAGTTCTATTACTACAACATTTTTATACATTGTAGTAATTGTGCATTTATTGCATCTCGCTGGAGGTATGATATCATTGCTGGTTATTATTTATAATCATTTTAAACAAAAATATAATTCAACTCAAACTCTTGGAATAGAACTAGGTGCGATGTACTGGCACTTTCTTGATTTCTTGTGGGTTTATTTATTTTTATTTTTATATTTCTTTAAATAA
- the cyoE gene encoding heme o synthase, which translates to MSTTSNPISFKSIYIDFKAITKAGLAISVVFSSIAGYVLGFDDTHSFSFLILLKLAIGGYCMVGASNAYNQVIEKDLDALMDRTKNRPVASGRMSPRLALIVASFLTLLGIALLYTINPKSAMFGAISIFLYTSIYTPLKTLTPLSVFVGAFPGAIPFMLGWVAATNEFGIEAGTLFLIQFFWQFPHFWAIGWFLYEDYEKAGFFMLPTGKKDKGTSLQIILYSVWLIIASLLPALGYTGRLFISPIAAVLVLFLGLWVLFYAVRLYQIKTAKAARTLMLVSVSYITLLQLVYIVDKFLR; encoded by the coding sequence TTGAGTACAACATCAAACCCTATTTCGTTCAAGTCTATTTATATTGATTTTAAGGCAATTACAAAAGCTGGATTAGCTATAAGTGTTGTTTTTTCTTCAATTGCAGGTTATGTTCTTGGATTTGATGACACTCATTCTTTTAGTTTCTTGATTTTGCTGAAACTGGCAATTGGAGGATATTGTATGGTTGGGGCTTCCAATGCTTATAATCAGGTTATAGAAAAAGATTTGGATGCTCTGATGGACCGTACCAAAAATCGTCCTGTTGCATCTGGAAGAATGTCTCCCCGTTTGGCATTGATTGTAGCAAGTTTCCTTACGCTTTTAGGAATAGCTTTACTGTATACGATAAATCCAAAATCGGCCATGTTTGGTGCAATTTCGATTTTTTTATATACCAGTATTTATACACCGCTGAAAACATTAACACCGCTTTCTGTTTTTGTTGGTGCTTTTCCTGGAGCAATACCTTTTATGTTAGGATGGGTTGCTGCTACAAATGAATTTGGGATAGAAGCAGGAACCTTGTTTTTGATTCAGTTTTTCTGGCAATTTCCTCATTTTTGGGCTATTGGCTGGTTTTTATATGAGGATTATGAAAAGGCAGGTTTCTTTATGCTGCCTACTGGCAAAAAAGATAAAGGAACTTCACTGCAGATTATTTTGTACAGCGTATGGCTGATAATCGCATCATTGTTGCCTGCGTTGGGATATACAGGGCGTTTGTTTATTTCGCCGATAGCTGCAGTTTTGGTGTTATTTCTTGGACTTTGGGTTCTTTTTTATGCAGTTCGTCTGTATCAGATAAAAACAGCAAAAGCAGCGCGAACATTAATGTTAGTTAGTGTTTCGTATATAACGTTATTACAATTAGTATATATAGTAGATAAATTTTTAAGATAA
- a CDS encoding gliding motility protein RemB, protein MIKKVLTLLLIFSAFVINAQTPDNKNSESSDERFPVFSNCKNLENQDLENCFYNEVQQFVFQNFQVPEKLKQSQYKGTVKVLFEVNSKGKFEVLFVNSNNEELIAETKRVFGSLPQIDPPTYNGNPTYSKFNISIAIPLLSPEEIAAAAKAKKENINVNAGLTELDSIVYKRFDNPQFTSHLSIPFSHSYYAQFDEAMNKVGSNNHTASKPYTYSEVEKYYNFQKVNANLMKNKTSWWGRKTWNENLAEIQGEGYWFAVNFLFNVQGGISNPSKSDYTYVNTRALNFKAGLGSRFNFTTTFYESQGRFADYYNDYANSIKPSGGNPAIVPGIGIAKQFKTDSYDFPLADANITYNAAKFLDLQLGYGKNFIGDGYRSLLLSDGSSPYPFFKINANFWKVKYTVDYIWLKDVRPDVTVDKTYATKYAVNHYLSWNVSNRLNLGFFESVVWTNTNGRGFDANFVNPVVFYRAVEFSSSSKSGNALLGLTSKYKWNNQVNLYAQLLIDEFSTGDIFAGEGSWKNKLGYQFGAKYFKAFNVDNLTLQLEFNHVRPYVYSHSEPITNYAHNNQSLGHQWGGNFQELVLLGYYTKDRFYANAKLTVGTRGFDFDTAADKFNYGQNIYKDYDLNRPYDKGVKVGQGNKTSVFISEVQVGYLVNPATNFKFFGNFLFRNFDPTANTATVFKNQTTWFTVGFRSDVFNWYFDY, encoded by the coding sequence ATGATTAAAAAAGTACTAACTCTTCTTTTAATTTTTTCTGCATTTGTAATAAATGCACAAACTCCGGATAATAAAAATTCTGAATCTTCGGATGAACGTTTTCCTGTTTTTTCAAATTGTAAAAATTTAGAAAATCAAGATTTGGAAAATTGTTTTTATAATGAAGTACAGCAGTTTGTATTTCAAAATTTCCAAGTGCCCGAAAAATTAAAGCAGAGCCAATATAAAGGAACTGTAAAAGTGCTTTTTGAAGTTAATTCTAAAGGTAAGTTCGAAGTGCTATTTGTAAATTCAAATAATGAAGAACTGATAGCCGAAACCAAAAGAGTTTTTGGAAGTTTACCTCAAATAGATCCGCCAACTTATAATGGAAATCCAACGTATTCGAAATTTAATATAAGTATTGCGATACCATTATTGTCTCCCGAAGAGATAGCGGCAGCTGCAAAAGCTAAAAAAGAAAATATCAATGTTAATGCAGGTTTGACAGAATTAGACAGCATTGTTTACAAACGTTTTGATAATCCTCAATTTACAAGTCATTTAAGTATTCCTTTTTCTCATAGTTATTATGCTCAGTTTGATGAGGCTATGAATAAAGTTGGAAGTAATAATCATACTGCATCAAAGCCTTATACTTATTCTGAAGTTGAGAAATATTATAATTTTCAAAAGGTCAATGCGAATTTAATGAAGAATAAAACGAGCTGGTGGGGACGAAAAACATGGAATGAAAATTTAGCCGAAATTCAAGGAGAAGGGTATTGGTTTGCTGTAAATTTTTTATTTAATGTTCAAGGCGGAATTTCTAACCCTAGTAAAAGTGATTATACATATGTAAATACAAGAGCTCTTAATTTTAAAGCTGGTCTTGGATCCCGTTTTAATTTCACGACAACTTTTTATGAGAGCCAAGGACGTTTTGCCGATTATTATAATGATTATGCTAATTCAATAAAGCCGTCTGGCGGGAATCCTGCAATTGTTCCTGGAATAGGTATTGCCAAGCAATTCAAAACAGATTCTTATGATTTTCCTTTGGCAGATGCCAATATTACGTATAATGCCGCTAAGTTTTTGGATCTGCAGTTAGGATATGGTAAAAATTTTATTGGAGATGGATATCGTTCGCTGTTATTAAGTGACGGAAGCAGTCCGTATCCTTTTTTTAAGATTAATGCCAATTTTTGGAAAGTTAAATATACTGTAGATTATATCTGGCTGAAGGATGTTCGTCCTGATGTCACAGTAGATAAAACCTATGCAACAAAATATGCAGTAAATCATTATTTGAGCTGGAATGTTTCAAATAGACTGAACTTAGGTTTTTTTGAATCTGTTGTTTGGACTAATACAAACGGAAGAGGTTTTGATGCTAATTTTGTAAATCCGGTTGTTTTTTATCGCGCTGTTGAGTTTTCTTCTTCTTCCAAAAGCGGTAATGCTCTTTTAGGACTGACTTCTAAATATAAATGGAATAATCAGGTAAATCTTTATGCGCAGCTTCTTATTGATGAATTTTCTACAGGTGATATTTTTGCCGGAGAAGGAAGCTGGAAAAATAAATTGGGCTATCAGTTTGGAGCAAAATATTTCAAGGCTTTTAATGTTGATAATTTAACACTGCAGTTAGAGTTCAATCATGTGCGTCCTTATGTGTACTCACATAGTGAGCCAATTACAAATTATGCTCACAACAACCAGAGTTTGGGACATCAATGGGGAGGGAATTTTCAGGAATTGGTTTTGTTAGGTTATTATACTAAAGATAGGTTTTATGCTAATGCTAAGCTTACTGTTGGCACGCGCGGTTTTGATTTTGATACTGCAGCTGATAAGTTCAACTACGGGCAAAACATTTACAAAGACTATGATTTGAATAGGCCTTATGATAAAGGTGTTAAAGTTGGGCAAGGAAATAAAACGAGTGTTTTTATTTCAGAAGTTCAAGTGGGTTATTTAGTAAATCCTGCCACTAACTTTAAATTTTTCGGAAACTTTTTATTTAGGAATTTTGATCCGACAGCTAATACTGCGACTGTTTTTAAAAATCAAACAACTTGGTTTACAGTTGGATTTAGATCAGATGTTTTTAATTGGTATTTTGATTATTAG
- the deoC gene encoding deoxyribose-phosphate aldolase yields MDIKNYLDSTYLKTNSQAGLSESENKAVAKDFIQEAIDEGFKLIMIRPDRVALAKKMIADADSKVLIGTVIDFPEGTSSIDKKLEEAFECIQNGVDELDYVCNYEAFKAGNTDLVKDEVLKGTQLALNNNKIAKWIIEAAALNNVQIAAITALIKNVVIANFSPESYGSVFVKSSTGFYKTENNLPNGATIASITIMLENAGSLPVKAAGGVRTYNEAVEMVGLGVKRIGTSGAKAIAKGEETSSEY; encoded by the coding sequence ATGGATATTAAGAATTATTTAGATTCTACCTATTTAAAAACAAATAGTCAGGCTGGATTAAGCGAAAGTGAAAATAAAGCTGTGGCTAAAGATTTTATTCAGGAAGCGATAGACGAGGGATTTAAACTGATAATGATTCGTCCTGATAGAGTTGCTTTGGCTAAAAAAATGATTGCTGATGCTGATTCAAAAGTTTTAATAGGAACGGTTATTGATTTTCCTGAAGGAACATCTTCTATCGATAAAAAGCTGGAGGAAGCATTTGAGTGTATTCAAAACGGTGTTGATGAGCTGGATTATGTTTGCAATTATGAGGCCTTTAAGGCTGGAAATACTGATTTGGTTAAAGATGAAGTTTTAAAAGGCACTCAGCTGGCACTGAATAATAACAAAATTGCAAAATGGATTATTGAAGCGGCAGCATTGAATAATGTTCAAATCGCAGCGATTACTGCATTAATAAAAAATGTGGTTATTGCTAATTTTAGTCCTGAATCATATGGTTCTGTTTTTGTAAAATCATCAACGGGTTTTTATAAAACTGAAAACAATCTGCCTAATGGCGCTACCATAGCTTCAATTACAATAATGCTTGAAAATGCAGGATCGCTTCCTGTAAAAGCGGCTGGCGGTGTAAGAACTTATAATGAAGCTGTTGAAATGGTTGGGCTTGGAGTGAAACGTATTGGCACATCGGGAGCAAAAGCAATTGCAAAAGGAGAAGAAACTTCTTCGGAATATTGA
- a CDS encoding VanZ family protein: MPKKYILFLIALFWAGVIAYFCLVKSSDLPVVNISNIDKCIHTFFHFVFTFVWFLFFRKQLKFKYDLKPLLFSLLLSVVFGLLIELLQELFTLTRHADVLDVVANLTGAVLAVLAVLICNKLNILSSILKN, translated from the coding sequence GTGCCTAAAAAATATATTCTGTTTTTAATTGCTTTATTTTGGGCAGGAGTAATTGCTTATTTTTGCTTAGTAAAATCTAGTGATCTTCCAGTTGTAAATATTTCAAATATTGATAAGTGTATTCATACTTTTTTTCATTTTGTATTTACATTCGTGTGGTTCCTGTTTTTTAGAAAGCAGTTAAAATTTAAATACGATTTAAAGCCTTTATTGTTTTCTTTATTACTGTCGGTGGTTTTTGGATTGTTAATCGAGCTGTTGCAGGAATTGTTTACTTTGACAAGACATGCCGATGTTTTGGATGTTGTTGCTAATTTGACTGGAGCAGTATTGGCAGTTTTAGCAGTGCTGATTTGTAATAAATTGAATATTTTAAGTTCTATATTAAAAAATTAA
- the gcvH gene encoding glycine cleavage system protein GcvH, which produces MSIPANLKYTKDHEWVSLEGDVATVGITHFAQKELGDIVYVEVETLDQTLDKDEVFGTVEAVKTVSDLFLPLSGEIIAFNDALESAPESVNSDPYGDGWMIKVKISNASEVEQLLSSEEYKELIGA; this is translated from the coding sequence ATGAGCATACCAGCAAATTTAAAGTACACTAAAGATCACGAATGGGTAAGTCTTGAAGGCGATGTTGCAACCGTGGGAATTACACATTTTGCGCAAAAAGAGTTAGGAGATATTGTATATGTTGAGGTAGAAACATTGGATCAGACTTTAGATAAAGATGAGGTTTTTGGTACAGTTGAGGCAGTAAAAACAGTATCTGATTTATTTCTTCCGTTATCAGGAGAAATTATTGCTTTCAATGATGCTTTAGAAAGTGCTCCGGAAAGCGTAAATTCAGATCCATATGGTGATGGATGGATGATTAAGGTGAAAATATCCAATGCTTCTGAAGTGGAACAATTACTTTCAAGTGAAGAATATAAAGAACTTATAGGTGCCTAA